ATCGATAATATTTTTGATTTCGGCAACCAAACCGTCAGAGAGGTGATGGTTCCCCGGGCCAATGTTTTGAGTCTGTCGATCAACACCCCCATCCCCGAACTGTTCGAGCAGGTCAGCAAGCTCACCTTCAACCGGCTACCCATTCATGGTCGGGATCGGGATGATGTGGTCGGTATTTTGCACATGCGCGACCTCCTCAATCCCGCAGCCCGCAAAAGCCTGGCGGAAAATCCCGGTCACCTGGAAAAACTTCTGCGCAAGCCCTTTTTTGTTTCGGAAACCCGAGATGCCATTGATCTGTTCAAGGTGTTTCACAAACGCCGCAAAACCTTTGCCATGGTGCTCGATGAGTATGGCGGGGTGACGGGTTTGATCACCATGGGCGATCTGCTCAACTCCATTTTCGGCTCTTTCCAGGGCACGCCAAGAATCTCCCAGGCCATCGTTGACAAGGACGAACGGGACGGCTCTTTTCTCCTGAAGGGGATGATGCCGGTGCCTCAGTTTAACGAACAGGTGGTGCCGGAGTTCAGCGATGCCCAGGCGCTTCTTTCAGAAGGGGAGGCGGAAACAGTCGGCGGGGTGGTGTTGCACCACTTTGGCGAGCTGCCGGAAGAGGGGGACGAAATTACCCTGGGCTCTTGGCGGTTTACGGTGAAGCGGGTGGATAAAAACCGCATCATGCAGGTGCGCTGCCTCTATCGGCGTACGGATTCCGGTGAGTTGATCGAAAAACCGGACATTGATGAGGTCCCCCTTGCAGTCGAAACGCCTGACCAGGCTGACGGCACGACGGCTGTCGGGGAGCAGGAGGACGAAAAATTGGCGGATAAGGGGGATGAAACGGATAAGGGGGATGAAACGGATAGAGAGGCCACCGGGGGCGATCCAGCCGATGGTGTGCTTGAAAGCGATGATGCCCCTGGCAAGAGTCCCGATAAACCGAGTGAGGGAGGTGTGTGATGGATATTCCCTCGATTCTATTATTGATGCTTCTGTGTCTGGTGGTAGAGGGCTTTTTTTCCGGCTCTGAGATTGGCGTGGTGAGTGCTGATCAGATGAAGCTCCGCCACGAAGCCGCCAAAGGCTCCCGGGGGGCGAAGCTCGCCATGGAGATGTTGAAAAAGCCGGAGTGGTTGCTCTCAACCACTCTGGTGGGGACCAATATCGCCATCGTCACCAACACCTCTCTGGCGACTCTGCTGGCGATTCGTCTTTTCGGCCCGGAGCAGAGCTGGATAGCCATCATGTTGGCGGCCCCTCTGATTTGGATTTTCGGGGAGATCGTTCCCAAATCGATCTTTCAGCAAAACGCCGACTATCTCACGCCCCGGATCATCTATGTGCTCAAAGGGGCTTCCTATCTTTTTTTCCCCCTTCTGTTCATCTTTGCCACCATCACCAAGATTTTTACCAAATTGCTGGGGGGGAATCGGGAAAACCCCTTCACCCTGCGGGAAGAGCTGCAGATGATGTTGCAGGAAGACGATGGTGGCGGGGATATTCTGCCTGTGGAAAAGGCCATGATTCGCCGCATGTTTCATTTCGGCGAGACCCGGGTGCGGGATGTCGCGGTACCCTTGGTGGATGTGGTCTCCATATCGGAGAGTGCCAGCTGTGGGGAGGCCTTGTCACTGGGGTGGGAAAAATCCCACACCCGGATTCCGGTCTATCAGGGGCGGGTCTATCAGATGGTGGGGTTTATCAACTGCCAGGATCTGATGAACCAGGACGAACAAACCGCCATCAAGCCCTTCATTCGTCCGGTACGATTCGTTCCCGGGGCCATGCGCATTGAATCCCTCTTTTTGGAGTTTCACAAGGAGGGCAAGCGGGTGGCCATGGTGGTGGATGAGTATGGTGCGGCAGAAGGGATGATCACCCTTGAGGATATCATGGAGCGGATCGTCGGTGAGATGGAGGATGAATATGACGTCAAGGAGGATCCTTCCCGGGTGATCGGCAAGCTGGGGGAGGGACGTTTTCTCCTCAACCCCCGCATCGATCTGATCGCTCTGGAAGAGGAGTTGGGGATCCATCTGGCTGACGGCAATTATGAAACTTTGGCGGGATTTTTGCTGGAAAAAGCCCGGGACATTCCCAAGGTTGGGGAGGTGATTCGCAGTGAGGGGGTTACTTTCCGAATTCAAAAAGTCTCCAAAAACGCCATTCTGGAGGTGGAAGCCCAGTTGTGAGTCCGGAATGGTCGAAGAGAGGCATGATTTTGAAAAAACAGTGGGAATGGCGTTAACCCGCTTGCGATTTTGGTGGCTTTATCGCATCATTCGCTCGATAATTTTTATTCATCAGTATCCTAACGTTGCCATCATTCGGCTTTAGGGGAGTTTGATATGCCGACAACCAGTTTGACTGTGGACCTTCTCGCAGGGGAGAGCATGCGCGTCGTGGGTCCGGGTTCTGTAGAATTTACCGCTCCGGAAGTGATCCCTGCCATGAAGGGTGCTGCGGGCAAAACCATCGCCGGGCAAGGGGCTGTAGGCAAGGCTGCCGTTACCAAGGGCGGCATTGTTGCCGGTTCCGGTAAGGGCATGGCTGTTGCCGCCGCTTCTTCCAACACCATCTGGACCGGCAAAGGCTTGAGCCTGGGACTGGGATTGGGCCTGGGGGCTTGGGGGCCGGTCATCGTGGTCTCTGCCGCTGCCGCAGGATATTATTATTGGAAAAAACAGCAAACCCCGAAACTTTGGCCCTTTTAGATAGGAAGCTCTGGCCGCTGGAGAGTCTGCCAGGTGTTTGATATTGGGGATAAAACTGACCTATGCTCCTCACGGCGCCACCTGAGGGGGGATGGGTCAAAAAATGACTTGTAGAGCGATAGGGAGAGGGATATGGCCTTAGGTGCTGGCAAAGTGGGGACGGGAGTGGCTTTGCGTAAAGCCCAGATGAACATGCCCGGTGCATTGAAAGCCGCCGGTAGCAAGGGGATGCTGCCCATTGCCGCCAAAGGGGGATTCATGGGTGTGGCTTGGGGGCCGGTCATTCTGGTAGGTGTGTTGGCTGCAGTCGGAGTAGGCATTTACAACTATATGAACAAGCCTGGCCAGGAAGCTGTGGAAGAAGTCACCACTACTGAAATCGAGGCGGTGGAAGAGGCTGGCTGACGCCCCTTGGGAAAAATGGACTGCGGCTGGCAGGTTCCGGTTTTTTGCCGGGTATGATACCAGCAGGTTTGATCCTCCGGGCCGGGATGTCGAAGGGTGGAACCAGAGAGTCGAAGTCATGGAAAGAAACGATTTGGGGGGCTTTATGCCCCCTTTTTCATGAATTTTTTTGGAGAGGGCTCTAGACTCATTCCAGAAAATACGATAAGAAATCGTGAGGATGTATACGGTTTCCATTTTCAATAACAAGGGGGGCGTCGGCAAGTCCACCTTGACGGTCTTTATGGCCGACTTTTTGGCTACTCTGCGGGTACGGGAGCGGCACCTGCGGGTTTTGGTCATCGACATGGATGCCCAGGGCTCCTGTGCCACCTCCCTGCTGGGCTCCAGCCGCTCTTCTGAAGCCAAAAGGCAGGGGCATACCTTGGCGCGCCTAGCCAACGCCGTCAAACAGCCTCAGGCGGATATCACCCCTTACCTGATCAAACGCCCCCGTTCCCGTCCCAAAGGGCGCACCCAGCCCCTACCGGAGTTGTCGGTGGTGGTGCCGGATCGAGGGGAAATTTTCGCCTTTGAAGCCAACCCCCTCCATCATCTCACCCTTCTGCGGGATCGTCTGATTCCGGCACTGGAACCCTATTTTGACTTTGTCCTGATCGACCAGGCCGGGAATGTTGATGCCAGGAATCTGATGGCCATCAACGGTCTGGTGATGAGCGATGCGGTGTTGGTGCCGGTAGAGCCCTCCCGGATCAGCTTGAACGCCATGCCCGACACCATGGAGACGATTCGCCACGCTCGGGAACGGGGAGATGGTATTCATCCGGAGCTGTTGGGTCTGGTGCTTAACAAGGCCGACCGCCGCACCAAGCAATTCAAGCTGCATCTGCCCGATATTCAGGAGCTGGCCCGGGCCCTTGAGACTCCCTGGTTTGAAAATCATCTACCCAACGCCCCGGGGCTGGCCAGCGCCACCGACGACAGCCTGGCCTTTGAATCACTCAGGGAGCGTTATGGCGGCTACTATGAGCAGATTCGCAAGGTGGTCAAAGAGGTCCTGGATCGTCTCCGCACGCTTCAGTCTCAGCACAGCTAGTCTGCTCTGACGGTCATTCCGGGAGAAGTCTCCGCAGGGGCTGCTCAGATCCTTCAGAGTGAACTCCCTGTTAATCCAGAGTGATCCAGGGCGAATCAGTTCAATCCAGCTCTTTTTTGGCGGTCCAGGCCAGTGTGCCCCAGCCAAAAATAAAGCAAAAACCGCCGATGGGGGTGAGCCAGGCAAACGCTTTCACTCCGGTAAAAACCAGCAGATAGAGGCCGCCGGAAAAGAGGAGAATGCCCATCAGGAGCAGACGTCCTGCCCAGAGCAGACCCTTGGCATCGGGAAAGCGAAACAGCAATCCACCAATCAGCATCAGCCCCAGGGCGTGGTGCATCTGATAGGTGACCCCCTTGCGGAAGGTGATCAGGCGCTCAGGGTCGATCTGATCATGGAGATCATGGGCTCCGTAAGCCCCTAAAATCACTGCCAGACCAGCTGCGACGGCACCCCAAAAAAGCAATCCCTTTGCGTTCATCGTCATCTCCTGAATCATTTGGGTTGGCGGCTTCCACCGGATCCGGATTGCAAAGGCTTTTTTGGTTGGCTGGAGCCGGGGGTCAGGGGGTATTCTCCAGGAGCATCAAAGTCGGGTCAATGTTCGGCTGCCATTGACTTTGACATCGTTTTGGCATGTTATATGCCGTTGCGCAGGGTTTTCTGTCTGATCCCCATGGGCTCCTTTGGGAATTCATCCGGAGATTTCAGGCATCCGGCGCAAAGGGCTATCTGATCCATCCTGATCGACCACGTTGTTTATTGGAGGGGGCATCTCCATGCTGCGCCGGGCTCTTATTGTCGGTAACTGGAAGATGAACGGGCTGTTGGAAGGAGCTTTGGAGCTTGGAGAAGGCATCCAGGCCGGGCTTGCCGAGCGGGAAGGGCGCAAGGTGATCTGCGAGGTGGTGATCTGCCCGCCGTTCATCGCGTTGCACCCCTTGAATGAACGGCTCGGAGGCTCCTCTCTCAAGCTGGGTGGGCAAAACATGTCCGCCGAGGGAATGGGCGCGCACACCGGTGAAATATCCGGGCTCATGCTGCGCAATGTCGGCTGTCGCTATGTCCTTTTGGGCCATTCCGAACGTCGGGAAATGTATGGCGAAACCGATGCCCTGGTGGCTAAAAAAACAGCCGTCGCCTTCCAGGATGGTTTAAATCCCATCGTCTGTCTGGGAGAAAAAGAAGCCGAGCGGGATGGGGGGCAAACCCTGGAGGTGGTGGCGGCACAGCTCGAAGCCGTGATACCAAGCCTGCCGGAACCCCTCAGTCAGCGGCAAAAACTGGTGGTGGCCTATGAACCCGTCTGGGCCATCGGTACCGGTCGCAACGCCACCCCGGAGCAGGCCCAGGAGGTGCATGGCTTTTTGCGTGAACGCCTGGTGGATCTCCTGGGGGAAAAAGTCGGTAATCGCATCCGCCTGCTTTATGGCGGCTCCATGAAGCCCGGCAACGCTGCCGCTTTGCTGACGCAACCGGATGTGGATGGGGGGCTGATTGGTGGGGCTTCCCTGAAGGTCAGCGATTTCTTGGCCATCATCGACGCGCTGCCCAGC
This is a stretch of genomic DNA from Magnetococcales bacterium. It encodes these proteins:
- a CDS encoding HlyC/CorC family transporter, with translation MDIALLIKLTLFVVLLAFSGFFSGSETALFSLGRTQLSRMKREGHKRYKEIQWLLSEPRRLIVTILIGNELVNVAASVLSASLIIQIMGGEEKWWINIFVMLPILLLFGEITPKTIAVRNNEAFSALICRPIAFFAWLITPLRWIIRLIADRLTTLIVGKARPRGALVTEEMVRTLAWEATQDGNLDRLERQFIDNIFDFGNQTVREVMVPRANVLSLSINTPIPELFEQVSKLTFNRLPIHGRDRDDVVGILHMRDLLNPAARKSLAENPGHLEKLLRKPFFVSETRDAIDLFKVFHKRRKTFAMVLDEYGGVTGLITMGDLLNSIFGSFQGTPRISQAIVDKDERDGSFLLKGMMPVPQFNEQVVPEFSDAQALLSEGEAETVGGVVLHHFGELPEEGDEITLGSWRFTVKRVDKNRIMQVRCLYRRTDSGELIEKPDIDEVPLAVETPDQADGTTAVGEQEDEKLADKGDETDKGDETDREATGGDPADGVLESDDAPGKSPDKPSEGGV
- a CDS encoding HlyC/CorC family transporter, whose protein sequence is MDIPSILLLMLLCLVVEGFFSGSEIGVVSADQMKLRHEAAKGSRGAKLAMEMLKKPEWLLSTTLVGTNIAIVTNTSLATLLAIRLFGPEQSWIAIMLAAPLIWIFGEIVPKSIFQQNADYLTPRIIYVLKGASYLFFPLLFIFATITKIFTKLLGGNRENPFTLREELQMMLQEDDGGGDILPVEKAMIRRMFHFGETRVRDVAVPLVDVVSISESASCGEALSLGWEKSHTRIPVYQGRVYQMVGFINCQDLMNQDEQTAIKPFIRPVRFVPGAMRIESLFLEFHKEGKRVAMVVDEYGAAEGMITLEDIMERIVGEMEDEYDVKEDPSRVIGKLGEGRFLLNPRIDLIALEEELGIHLADGNYETLAGFLLEKARDIPKVGEVIRSEGVTFRIQKVSKNAILEVEAQL
- a CDS encoding ParA family protein, giving the protein MYTVSIFNNKGGVGKSTLTVFMADFLATLRVRERHLRVLVIDMDAQGSCATSLLGSSRSSEAKRQGHTLARLANAVKQPQADITPYLIKRPRSRPKGRTQPLPELSVVVPDRGEIFAFEANPLHHLTLLRDRLIPALEPYFDFVLIDQAGNVDARNLMAINGLVMSDAVLVPVEPSRISLNAMPDTMETIRHARERGDGIHPELLGLVLNKADRRTKQFKLHLPDIQELARALETPWFENHLPNAPGLASATDDSLAFESLRERYGGYYEQIRKVVKEVLDRLRTLQSQHS
- a CDS encoding DUF423 domain-containing protein, which gives rise to MNAKGLLFWGAVAAGLAVILGAYGAHDLHDQIDPERLITFRKGVTYQMHHALGLMLIGGLLFRFPDAKGLLWAGRLLLMGILLFSGGLYLLVFTGVKAFAWLTPIGGFCFIFGWGTLAWTAKKELD
- a CDS encoding triose-phosphate isomerase, with the protein product MRRALIVGNWKMNGLLEGALELGEGIQAGLAEREGRKVICEVVICPPFIALHPLNERLGGSSLKLGGQNMSAEGMGAHTGEISGLMLRNVGCRYVLLGHSERREMYGETDALVAKKTAVAFQDGLNPIVCLGEKEAERDGGQTLEVVAAQLEAVIPSLPEPLSQRQKLVVAYEPVWAIGTGRNATPEQAQEVHGFLRERLVDLLGEKVGNRIRLLYGGSMKPGNAAALLTQPDVDGGLIGGASLKVSDFLAIIDALPS